A stretch of DNA from Gimesia chilikensis:
CTTATGGTGAGAGTGAAACAGAGTTGTCGCGCTCCTGGCAACTCCGTCCCTCATCTCACTCTCAACCATAAACGAATAAAATACTTTTCTAAAAAATGACTTAACCAGACTTATAAAATCAAGGCTATAGCATGAACAATTAAATTCGATCGTCTTTATGAGATCCGGTGACTTTCAAATCAGGAAACCAGCGATCGGAGTAGTAGAGTTCATAAGCAGACTGGAAGAGCGCAATTGCATTGTGGACCATTTCCTGATCCGGAATTTTCCGTTGATCCAGCTGATGGTTGGCACGATTCAGTTCGAATTCTTCTGCTGATTGTCCATAGCCAAGTACAACCATCCGATTTTCTGAATCCAGTAGTGCGACATCATGATTGTGCTGCATGATGGCACGACCGTGTGCGGGTTCTCTCTGAAGTACATCATAGCCAAAGAAGACAGAACGATAGTCACTCCCCAATCGCCCCATAATGGTCGGAGCAATATCCAGCGTACATCCCAGTGTACTGCAGCGTTCTCCCTGCCCCTTCCCATCTGGCTGGATCATCAATACCGGCACCCGATAGGAACTCATCGGAAACAGTTGGCTGCCGGTAACGCGGGCTCCATGATCTCCCATCACCACGAAAATCGTATTTTTATAAAATTCGTGGCTCTGCGCTTCCCTGAAAAAGTATCCCAATGCCCAGTCTGCGTATTTTACAGCATTATTCCGAGTCTGTTCTGTCTCGGGAATGCGTCCCTCAGGATAGGTGTAGGGCCTGTGATTGGACACAGTCAACAGCGTTGCAAAGAACGGCCGACCGTTCTCCTGCAGTTTGTCGAGTTCCCCCAGAGCCTTGCGAAACAGATCTTCATCGCTGACCCCCCAGGCGTTGACAAACACAGGATCCTGAAAATCAGACTGTTCACGGAAGTGATTGAAACCGTTGGCCTTCATGAATGACCGCACACCATCAAATAGTCCCCGCCCCCCGGTCATGAAGAGCCGCTCGTAACCTCGCTCAGCCAGGACATTCGCGATGGTAAAGACCCGTTCGGAATGATCGCGTTTCAGAATGGATTCGGTAGGGATGGGAGGCATGGAGGTCATCACAGCCTCCAATGCCCGTGCCGTCCGATTACCGGTGGCATAAAAGTTATCGAACAACAGCCCCTGTTTACTCAGCTCATCAAAGTGGGGAGTTAATCCCCGGTTATCTCCCAGTACGCCGATGAAGTCGGACCCGAGACTCTCTTCCAGAATGATAACCACATTGTAGTCTCTTTGTGGTTTACCCGTGGCCACCATGCGATCCACGGGATTACTTGACTCCGATTTCAAATGGTCGCCGGCCCCCACGATCTGTTCCCGTAAACGCTGATTCACTTCCTGATCTTCGAGAGTCAGGTAGTTTTTGTTGAAGTCGAAATGGCAGGTCCAGGCGTAATACACAAAACTATACAGCCCGTTCCACGAGCATTCATTTGCCACGCGATCACGACTGACCTGACGACTCTCTGCACTGGTGGATGTCCAGAGTAGAGCAATCGCTGTCAACACGGTGGCAAAAAAACCAAGGCGACGACGGAATGGCAGTGGAGTAGAAATCTGTTTCTGAAAATGATTTCTCAGAAGAAACCAGCAGCAACCACTAAACAATCCAACAACGGTCAACAGTTCTATGATCGGATACGACTCCCAGATGTTACAACAGACTTCACGGGGATAGACAATGTATTCAAACGCGATGTAATTCAATCGCGATTGAAACTCTTCGAAGAAAACAAACTCCGCGATGCAGATAAAAGGCAGAAACAGAAAGGCGATGATCCAGGTCAGATCGAAGAGACTCTGGTTAATTCGGCCCGAGACACGCCGATTCGGCACGAATGTAAAATGCGTCAGCTGGGGAATGATAAAGCAAAGTGACACCAGCACATCGAATTGCAGTCCCACCAAAAATACAGACAGCCCCTGAAGCAGGGTCAACTTTTGCAGATCTGCATAAGCCACCATCATCGCAACCCGCAGCGTCAGCAGAAAACTGAGCATGATTGCAAAAATGATGGCCAGAACGGTATACCGTCCGGACCACTCCGCGAACCGCGCATACAACCGTTCGGGGAGGGCTGCAAATCTTCTCACTGGTCCGCAGTCAGCCGCCTTCGTCTCCACATTGGTTTCTGTCAAATTGAGAAACGGCTCGGTTGTATAGATTCCTTTTGACATAGGTCGAAAATCCTTTTCTTCCCGGGCTGATGAGGTCGCCCCATACCCTGTTTCAGTTTCAGATCTCAAATCCGAAACCTTTAGTAATTCAGTTTAAAAAAATACCAGGGATTGAAATTCACTATACCCACGAGAATCCAGCCGCTTGCAGACGCAACCAGCCACACTCCTATAGTTATAGTAGTCTGGTGTAAATTTTTTTGGCGGGTACGTGTATCACTACCGCGTTACATCGGATGACACATTGTGGCGGGTGCTGTTGTGTTGCAACAGTTCATGCAGTTCCATCCGCCCGTTGTAAGTCTCGAAGTCATGCACTGAGACGCCGAAGTCATGCAGGGCATCAGCTGACCAGGTCGGCCAGGGAGACCAGTTGGCCCGTGGTGAAGCCAACACATCTACGGGGAGCCAGATGAATGCAGTCAGTAAAGTCGCGAGAACGAGACTGACAGAAGCCAGACCTCCGGACAGAGAAATTCGATGGTCTGTTTTGTGATTTTG
This window harbors:
- a CDS encoding LTA synthase family protein, with amino-acid sequence MSKGIYTTEPFLNLTETNVETKAADCGPVRRFAALPERLYARFAEWSGRYTVLAIIFAIMLSFLLTLRVAMMVAYADLQKLTLLQGLSVFLVGLQFDVLVSLCFIIPQLTHFTFVPNRRVSGRINQSLFDLTWIIAFLFLPFICIAEFVFFEEFQSRLNYIAFEYIVYPREVCCNIWESYPIIELLTVVGLFSGCCWFLLRNHFQKQISTPLPFRRRLGFFATVLTAIALLWTSTSAESRQVSRDRVANECSWNGLYSFVYYAWTCHFDFNKNYLTLEDQEVNQRLREQIVGAGDHLKSESSNPVDRMVATGKPQRDYNVVIILEESLGSDFIGVLGDNRGLTPHFDELSKQGLLFDNFYATGNRTARALEAVMTSMPPIPTESILKRDHSERVFTIANVLAERGYERLFMTGGRGLFDGVRSFMKANGFNHFREQSDFQDPVFVNAWGVSDEDLFRKALGELDKLQENGRPFFATLLTVSNHRPYTYPEGRIPETEQTRNNAVKYADWALGYFFREAQSHEFYKNTIFVVMGDHGARVTGSQLFPMSSYRVPVLMIQPDGKGQGERCSTLGCTLDIAPTIMGRLGSDYRSVFFGYDVLQREPAHGRAIMQHNHDVALLDSENRMVVLGYGQSAEEFELNRANHQLDQRKIPDQEMVHNAIALFQSAYELYYSDRWFPDLKVTGSHKDDRI